The Acidimicrobiales bacterium genome contains a region encoding:
- a CDS encoding ABC transporter ATP-binding protein: protein LVTDPSLILADEPTGNLDSVASADILQLFRELNRAGRTVVLITHEPDVAGWATRIVRFRDGVVQDQGGGPA, encoded by the coding sequence CTGGTCACCGACCCGTCCCTGATCCTGGCCGACGAGCCCACCGGCAACCTCGACTCGGTGGCGAGCGCCGACATCCTCCAGCTCTTCCGGGAGCTCAATCGGGCGGGCCGAACCGTCGTGCTCATCACCCACGAGCCCGACGTCGCCGGCTGGGCCACCCGGATCGTGCGGTTCAGGGACGGCGTCGTCCAGGATCAGGGCGGTGGTCCGGCGTGA
- a CDS encoding ABC transporter permease, with the protein MNWVETLRTGAGAIVSHRLRSILTVLGILIGIAAVILTVGLGEGAQANVNSAIQSLGTNLLVVSPGSTTSGAVRGGLGSSNTLTLTDANALQSHLDAPDIAAVAPSAQRSMSMTAGSANWTAPVVGTTPSYTGVRNRQLAEGSFFTNSDVASQNQVAVLGPTTAANLFGGADPVGQTVNINGIPFRVSGVLTSAGSSSSTNQDDMAVVPVTTAQNQLFGGSTRTSVSSIYLEATNKDTLSAAYQEANSLLLGTHQITNPTQADFTITTQSSILSTATSVDKTLTVLLAGIAAISLLVGGIGVMNIMLVSVTERVREIGLRKALGATPRVIRAQFLVEASILGVAGGVGGVVLGLIGAEVIPQVTSNAVSISVLATVGAVIVAGGIGVIFGVYPASRAARLSPIDALRSE; encoded by the coding sequence GTGAACTGGGTGGAGACGCTGCGCACCGGCGCGGGAGCGATCGTCTCCCACCGCCTCCGCTCGATCCTCACCGTGCTCGGCATCCTCATCGGCATCGCCGCCGTCATTCTCACCGTCGGGCTGGGCGAGGGAGCGCAGGCGAACGTCAACTCGGCCATCCAGTCGCTCGGGACCAACCTGCTCGTCGTGTCGCCCGGCAGCACGACCTCCGGTGCCGTGCGCGGCGGCTTGGGATCGTCGAACACCTTGACGCTCACCGATGCGAACGCCCTCCAGTCACACCTCGACGCGCCCGACATCGCCGCCGTGGCCCCCTCGGCCCAGCGGAGCATGTCGATGACTGCGGGTTCGGCGAACTGGACGGCTCCGGTGGTCGGGACGACCCCGTCCTACACGGGGGTCCGCAACCGCCAGCTCGCCGAGGGAAGCTTCTTCACCAACAGCGACGTGGCCAGCCAGAACCAGGTGGCCGTCCTGGGCCCAACCACGGCAGCCAACCTGTTCGGCGGCGCCGACCCGGTCGGACAGACGGTGAACATCAACGGCATACCCTTCCGGGTGAGCGGCGTCCTGACGTCGGCCGGCAGCTCGTCCAGCACCAATCAGGACGACATGGCGGTAGTCCCCGTCACCACGGCCCAGAACCAGCTGTTCGGTGGGTCCACCCGCACCAGCGTCAGCTCCATCTACCTGGAAGCCACGAACAAGGACACGTTGTCTGCCGCGTACCAGGAGGCCAACTCGCTGCTGCTCGGCACCCATCAGATCACCAATCCCACCCAGGCCGACTTCACCATCACCACGCAGTCCTCGATCCTGTCGACGGCGACGTCGGTGGACAAGACGCTCACCGTGCTGCTGGCCGGGATCGCCGCCATCTCCCTCCTGGTCGGTGGCATCGGCGTGATGAACATCATGTTGGTGTCGGTCACCGAGCGGGTGCGCGAGATCGGCTTGCGCAAGGCGTTGGGGGCGACGCCTCGAGTCATTCGGGCCCAGTTCCTCGTCGAGGCCTCGATCCTCGGGGTGGCGGGTGGCGTCGGCGGGGTGGTGCTCGGCCTGATCGGCGCCGAGGTGATCCCGCAGGTGACGTCCAATGCCGTGTCCATCTCGGTGTTGGCCACCGTGGGGGCCGTCATCGTGGCAGGGGGGATCGGAGTCATCTTCGGCGTCTACCCCGCCTCGAGGGCCGCCCGGCTGTCGCCCATAGACGCCCTGCGCAGCGAATGA
- a CDS encoding oxygenase MpaB family protein: MGVTPVADFFPRDSVIRRVNAEPALFLAAGRALLLQLAHPVVAQGVTDHSDFQSNPFRRLQGTLEATYAVVFGSEALAAAVGQRIQHIHDFVTGTGYRANDPTNLLWVHATLTDSALRAYTDMVETLSPADAATYYREMMLVADVFGLPVADQPASLDEFRVYFDEMVGTLRVSDEGRRLGNDVLYPSLPAGLRVMLAPALALNRLVAVGTTPEPLREQFEFAWDGHREQRLALVQSSAARAFGLAPRAMRTTPGWLNGRILLWQAARHATGGVSAGTTAA; this comes from the coding sequence ATGGGAGTGACGCCGGTGGCTGACTTCTTCCCCCGAGACTCGGTGATCCGGCGAGTGAACGCCGAGCCGGCGTTGTTCCTTGCCGCCGGGCGGGCGCTGCTGCTGCAGCTGGCCCACCCGGTGGTAGCGCAGGGAGTGACGGACCACAGTGACTTCCAGTCGAACCCGTTCCGCCGGCTACAGGGCACCCTGGAGGCGACCTACGCCGTCGTCTTCGGATCGGAAGCGCTGGCCGCCGCCGTCGGCCAGCGGATCCAGCACATCCACGACTTCGTGACCGGCACGGGCTATCGGGCCAACGACCCCACCAACCTCCTGTGGGTGCACGCCACGCTCACCGACTCGGCCCTGCGCGCCTACACCGATATGGTCGAGACGCTGTCTCCCGCCGACGCGGCCACGTACTACCGGGAGATGATGCTCGTCGCCGACGTGTTCGGCCTGCCGGTGGCAGACCAGCCGGCGAGCCTCGACGAGTTTCGCGTCTATTTCGATGAGATGGTGGGGACGTTGAGGGTCTCGGACGAGGGCCGCCGGCTGGGCAACGACGTCCTGTACCCGTCGCTGCCGGCGGGGTTGCGCGTGATGCTGGCACCGGCGCTCGCCCTCAACCGGCTGGTTGCCGTGGGTACCACACCGGAGCCGCTCAGGGAGCAGTTCGAGTTCGCATGGGACGGGCATCGGGAGCAGCGTCTGGCGCTGGTGCAGTCGAGCGCGGCGCGGGCGTTCGGGCTCGCGCCCCGTGCGATGCGCACGACCCCAGGCTGGCTGAACGGCCGCATCCTGCTGTGGCAGGCAGCACGACATGCCACCGGCGGCGTCAGCGCTGGGACCACGGCGGCGTAG
- a CDS encoding AMP-binding protein, with the protein MAGSTTCHRRRQRWDHGGVGVGIVYPGEHARRHPDKPAFTMASTGETVTFGELEARANRLAHLFRDRGLRRGDHVAIFMENNARYLETVSAAERTGLYYTCINSYLTADELAYIVNDCRARILIVSVAKREVALAAIALCPDVELFLMVGGRGDEGSLQPYEETVAVYPADPIADEQLGLALLYSSGTTGRPKGIARPMPNAHPGDGLPLVSFMQRLWRLREGMVYLSPAPLYHSAPLASVSASLRLGSTAIIMERFDAEHFLRLVERHRVTHSQVVPTMFSRMLKLPDEVRRAYDVSSLETIIHAAAPCPVPVKEQMIEWWGPIIVEYYAATEGNGCTFCDSHDWLAHRGTVGRPVLGEPVILDDDGKECALGTPGTVWFRGATNFEYWNDPEKTAESRDPTGTMSTVGDVGYLDDDGYLYLTDRRTYMIISGGVNIYPQEAENLLVTHPNVLDAAVIGVPNGDLGEEVKAIIEPAEGAEPGPELERELIQFCRAHLASYKCPRSVDFDPSLPRLPTGKLYKRVLRDRYWGEHRSRII; encoded by the coding sequence GTGGCAGGCAGCACGACATGCCACCGGCGGCGTCAGCGCTGGGACCACGGCGGCGTAGGGGTCGGCATCGTGTACCCGGGAGAGCACGCGAGGCGACATCCCGACAAGCCGGCGTTCACCATGGCGAGCACGGGCGAGACGGTCACCTTCGGCGAGCTCGAGGCCCGGGCCAACCGCCTGGCTCATCTGTTCCGAGATCGTGGTCTTCGGCGCGGGGACCACGTGGCCATCTTCATGGAGAACAACGCCCGGTACCTCGAGACGGTTTCTGCAGCCGAGCGGACCGGGCTGTACTACACCTGCATCAACTCCTATCTCACGGCCGACGAGCTCGCCTACATCGTCAACGACTGCCGGGCCCGCATCCTGATCGTGTCGGTGGCAAAGCGCGAGGTCGCCCTGGCGGCGATCGCCCTGTGTCCTGACGTCGAGCTGTTCCTGATGGTGGGTGGCCGGGGCGATGAGGGGTCCCTCCAGCCGTACGAGGAGACGGTGGCCGTCTACCCGGCCGATCCCATCGCCGACGAGCAGCTCGGGCTGGCCCTGCTGTACTCCTCGGGAACCACGGGTCGGCCCAAGGGCATCGCCCGTCCGATGCCGAACGCACATCCCGGCGATGGCCTCCCACTGGTGTCGTTCATGCAGAGACTGTGGCGGCTGCGGGAAGGCATGGTGTACCTCTCGCCCGCTCCCCTCTACCACTCGGCACCACTGGCGAGCGTGTCGGCGTCGCTGCGTCTGGGTTCGACGGCGATCATCATGGAGCGCTTCGATGCCGAGCACTTCCTTCGCCTGGTCGAGCGTCACCGGGTTACACACTCCCAGGTCGTACCGACGATGTTCAGCCGCATGCTCAAGCTACCGGACGAAGTCCGGCGGGCATATGACGTGTCGTCGCTCGAGACGATCATCCACGCCGCCGCCCCGTGTCCGGTGCCGGTCAAGGAGCAGATGATCGAGTGGTGGGGCCCCATCATCGTCGAGTACTACGCGGCGACGGAGGGGAACGGCTGCACGTTCTGCGACTCCCATGACTGGCTGGCTCACCGGGGCACCGTGGGACGGCCAGTGCTGGGGGAGCCCGTGATCCTCGACGACGACGGCAAGGAGTGCGCGCTGGGGACGCCGGGCACGGTGTGGTTCCGAGGAGCGACGAACTTCGAGTACTGGAACGACCCCGAGAAGACGGCCGAGTCACGCGACCCGACTGGGACCATGAGCACCGTCGGCGATGTCGGCTACCTCGACGACGACGGGTACCTCTACCTGACGGACCGGCGGACGTACATGATCATCTCGGGCGGGGTGAACATCTACCCGCAGGAGGCCGAGAACCTTCTCGTGACGCACCCGAACGTGCTCGACGCGGCTGTCATCGGGGTCCCCAACGGGGACCTCGGGGAGGAGGTGAAGGCGATCATCGAACCAGCCGAGGGAGCCGAGCCGGGGCCGGAGCTGGAGCGGGAGCTCATCCAGTTCTGTCGCGCCCACCTCGCGAGCTACAAGTGCCCGCGCTCGGTCGATTTCGATCCCAGCCTGCCCAGGTTGCCGACGGGCAAGCTCTACAAGCGTGTCCTGCGCGATCGGTACTGGGGCGAGCACCGATCGAGGATCATCTGA
- a CDS encoding SDR family oxidoreductase → MASNVRLDGKVALVTGASKGIGAAIARAFAENGARVMLSSRKQEALEKTAAVIEGETAVFAANAGDPDQARACVAATIERFDGLHILVNNAATNPYMGRAVDIDLPRYDKTMEVNLRGPLVWTQEAWRQALQAGGGTVVNISSVGGMTHGGPIGIYDITKAGLIHLTKHLATELGPQVRVNAIAPGLVKTDFARALWQPGGEEHSWPWPLRRLGQPEDIADAAVFLASDLASWITGHVLVVDGGGHLGSLGGG, encoded by the coding sequence TTGGCCAGCAACGTGAGACTCGATGGCAAGGTCGCCCTGGTCACCGGGGCTTCGAAAGGAATCGGGGCCGCCATCGCCCGGGCATTCGCGGAGAACGGGGCACGGGTCATGCTGTCCTCCCGCAAGCAGGAAGCACTGGAGAAGACGGCGGCGGTCATCGAAGGTGAGACCGCCGTGTTCGCCGCCAATGCCGGCGACCCGGACCAGGCCCGCGCCTGCGTGGCGGCGACGATCGAGCGCTTCGACGGCCTCCACATCCTGGTGAACAACGCGGCCACGAACCCCTACATGGGCCGAGCCGTCGACATCGACCTGCCCCGCTACGACAAGACGATGGAGGTGAACCTGCGCGGGCCGCTGGTGTGGACCCAGGAGGCGTGGCGACAGGCGCTCCAGGCCGGCGGCGGAACGGTCGTGAACATCTCGTCCGTCGGCGGGATGACCCACGGGGGCCCGATCGGCATCTACGACATCACCAAGGCCGGTCTCATCCATCTCACCAAGCACCTCGCGACCGAGCTGGGCCCGCAGGTGCGGGTGAACGCCATCGCGCCCGGACTGGTGAAGACCGATTTTGCTCGCGCCCTGTGGCAGCCGGGTGGCGAGGAGCACTCCTGGCCGTGGCCGCTCCGGCGCCTCGGCCAGCCCGAGGACATCGCCGACGCCGCCGTCTTTCTTGCCAGCGACCTCGCCTCGTGGATCACCGGCCACGTCCTCGTCGTCGACGGCGGCGGTCACCTGGGTAGCCTCGGCGGCGGCTGA